In Microbacterium foliorum, the following proteins share a genomic window:
- the pnuC gene encoding nicotinamide riboside transporter PnuC translates to MNVFLWLVDAFNSQWVLPGGQVLLVREVVGNAFGLASALGGMQRKIWAWPVGIVGNLLLLTVFLGSILNPDHELPHLLGQAGRQVMFIIVAIYGWVRWRQAAASGGRVTPRWAPNSARIGLVLVMVIGTIALTPLFRALGSWEPVWADAWTFVGSLLATYGMAKGWTEFWLIWIAVDVVGVPLLFSSGFYATGLMYVFYGVFTAVGFVVWCRAQANAKPQVETIMPDPRPITSTMKTVDGDRD, encoded by the coding sequence GTGAACGTCTTCCTCTGGCTGGTCGACGCCTTCAACTCGCAGTGGGTGCTGCCAGGCGGCCAGGTGCTGCTCGTGCGCGAGGTGGTCGGCAATGCGTTCGGTCTCGCCAGCGCCCTCGGAGGCATGCAGCGCAAGATCTGGGCGTGGCCGGTCGGCATCGTCGGAAATCTGCTGCTGCTCACGGTCTTCCTCGGATCCATCCTCAATCCCGATCACGAGCTTCCACACCTGCTCGGCCAGGCCGGGCGCCAGGTGATGTTCATCATCGTCGCGATCTACGGCTGGGTGCGCTGGCGGCAGGCCGCGGCGTCGGGCGGTCGGGTCACTCCGCGCTGGGCGCCGAACAGCGCCCGCATCGGTCTGGTGCTCGTGATGGTGATCGGCACGATCGCGCTGACCCCGCTCTTCCGCGCCCTCGGCTCGTGGGAACCGGTGTGGGCCGATGCCTGGACCTTCGTCGGATCCCTGCTCGCCACCTACGGCATGGCCAAGGGGTGGACCGAATTCTGGCTCATCTGGATCGCCGTCGACGTCGTGGGTGTGCCGCTGCTGTTCAGCTCGGGCTTCTACGCGACCGGACTCATGTACGTGTTCTACGGCGTCTTCACCGCGGTCGGGTTCGTGGTCTGGTGCCGAGCACAGGCGAACGCGAAACCCCAGGTCGAGACGATAATGCCCGACCCGCGGCCGATCACCTCCACCATGAAGACGGTCGACGGCGACCGGGACTGA
- a CDS encoding LLM class flavin-dependent oxidoreductase gives MTRQIRFNAFDMNCVAHQSSGLWRHPDDRSRQYNTISYWTDLAKLLESATFDGIFIADVLGTYDVYGGTNEAAIRNGAQVPVNDPILLVSAMAAVTEHLGFGITAGTAFEHPYPFARRLSTLDHLTNGRVGWNVVTGYLPSAARNMGQHDQLAHDDRYDHADEYVEVLYKLWEGSWEDDAVVEDRERGIFTDPSKVHPIGHEGTHFSVPGIHISEPSPQRTPVIYQAGASPRGVRFASENAEAIFVAAPSKEVLAGTVKRIRDALEDAGRDRYDAKIYTLLTVITGATSADAAAKHAEYLSYASPEGALTFMSGWMGVDLSQYAEDEPVGNVESNAIQSVLQHLKEEADLGREWTVGDFGRHNAIGGLGPTIVGSGVEIADELQSWVEETDIDGFNLAYAVTPGTWQDVIEHVIPVLRERGVYPNEYTPGTLRNKLQGKGDRVQDTHRAARYRIGANAPVS, from the coding sequence ATGACCCGACAGATCCGCTTCAACGCCTTCGACATGAACTGCGTCGCCCACCAATCGTCCGGTCTGTGGCGGCACCCGGACGACCGCTCGCGTCAGTACAACACCATCTCGTACTGGACCGATCTGGCGAAGCTGCTCGAGAGCGCGACCTTCGACGGCATCTTCATCGCCGACGTGCTCGGCACCTACGACGTCTACGGCGGCACCAACGAGGCCGCGATCCGCAACGGCGCGCAGGTTCCCGTGAACGACCCGATCCTGCTCGTGAGCGCGATGGCTGCCGTCACCGAGCACCTCGGTTTCGGCATCACGGCGGGCACCGCCTTCGAGCATCCGTATCCGTTCGCCCGTCGCCTGAGCACGCTCGACCACCTGACCAACGGACGCGTCGGCTGGAACGTCGTGACCGGCTATCTGCCCAGCGCCGCCCGCAACATGGGTCAGCACGATCAGCTCGCGCACGACGACCGCTACGACCATGCAGACGAGTACGTCGAGGTGCTCTACAAGCTGTGGGAGGGATCGTGGGAAGACGACGCCGTCGTCGAAGACCGCGAGCGCGGCATCTTCACCGACCCGTCGAAGGTGCACCCGATCGGCCACGAGGGCACGCACTTCAGCGTTCCCGGCATCCACATCTCCGAGCCGTCGCCGCAGCGCACCCCGGTCATCTACCAGGCAGGAGCCAGCCCTCGCGGTGTGCGCTTCGCGTCGGAGAACGCCGAGGCGATCTTCGTCGCCGCGCCCTCGAAGGAGGTGCTCGCCGGCACCGTGAAGCGCATCCGCGACGCGCTGGAGGACGCGGGTCGAGACCGCTACGACGCGAAGATCTACACGCTGCTCACCGTGATCACGGGCGCCACCAGCGCGGATGCCGCGGCGAAGCACGCCGAGTACCTGTCGTACGCGAGCCCCGAGGGCGCACTGACCTTCATGTCTGGCTGGATGGGCGTCGACCTCTCGCAGTACGCCGAGGACGAGCCGGTCGGCAACGTCGAGTCCAACGCGATCCAGTCGGTGCTGCAGCACCTCAAGGAGGAGGCCGACCTCGGGCGCGAGTGGACCGTCGGAGACTTCGGACGCCACAACGCGATCGGCGGCCTCGGGCCCACCATCGTGGGTTCGGGCGTCGAGATCGCCGACGAGCTGCAGTCGTGGGTCGAGGAGACCGACATCGACGGCTTCAACCTCGCCTACGCGGTCACGCCCGGCACGTGGCAGGACGTGATCGAGCACGTCATCCCGGTGCTCCGAGAGCGCGGCGTCTACCCGAACGAGTACACGCCAGGCACGCTGCGCAACAAGCTGCAGGGAAAGGGCGACCGCGTGCAGGACACGCACCGCGCGGCGCGGTATCGGATCGGAGCGAACGCCCCGGTCTCCTGA
- a CDS encoding carboxymuconolactone decarboxylase family protein, whose translation MTHVNIGKVYAAPYQAMLEFSGKAAEAGTDAGLSPLLVELVKVRASQLNGCAFCLRMHCADAVKAGETADRLAVLAGWWESQYFTAEEQAALQIAENVTLIGDHCRLADRGVDVDGVLTEKQIAAVTWLAVVINSWNRIAISSHYPVHA comes from the coding sequence GTGACGCACGTCAACATCGGCAAGGTCTATGCAGCCCCGTATCAGGCGATGCTGGAGTTCAGCGGCAAGGCCGCAGAGGCGGGGACGGATGCCGGGCTCTCGCCCCTGCTCGTCGAGCTGGTCAAGGTGCGGGCGTCGCAGCTCAACGGGTGCGCGTTCTGCCTCAGGATGCACTGCGCCGATGCCGTGAAGGCCGGCGAGACGGCTGACCGGCTGGCGGTGCTCGCGGGCTGGTGGGAGTCGCAGTACTTCACGGCCGAGGAGCAGGCCGCATTGCAGATCGCCGAGAACGTGACCCTGATCGGCGACCATTGCCGCCTCGCGGATCGCGGAGTCGACGTCGATGGCGTGCTGACCGAGAAGCAGATCGCCGCCGTGACCTGGCTCGCCGTGGTCATCAACAGCTGGAACCGCATCGCGATCAGCAGCCACTACCCCGTGCACGCCTGA
- a CDS encoding iron-containing redox enzyme family protein, which yields MSAPALIPSALHGIVARGPLSDGIIRRLTGDDADDLGARAEAALAMSDDVVRDDDIQLALFVLYASSYGSLPGLDPALEWDPALIATRGILEHAFERALRATVPAPELPEPTVDAVGRALFALAEADTGPSLSRYVAKKATEEQMHEFFMQRSIYTLREADPHSWAIPRLTGRPKAALVEIQSDEYGGGRPDRVHATIFARAMRGAGLDDTYGAYVDDVPAITLASLNSMSMFGLNRRLLGAIVGHLAAFEMTSSIPNRFYADGLRRLGFSEDVTDYFDEHVEADAVHEQIAARDLAGGLAEDRPDLLPDIMFGAAACLTVDGWAAGHMLDSWTRGESSLRERDAR from the coding sequence ATGTCTGCACCGGCCCTCATTCCGTCCGCCCTTCACGGCATCGTCGCCCGCGGCCCGCTCAGCGACGGCATCATCCGTCGACTGACCGGAGACGACGCCGACGATCTCGGCGCCCGAGCCGAGGCCGCGCTCGCCATGAGCGACGACGTCGTCCGCGACGACGACATCCAGCTCGCGCTCTTCGTGCTGTACGCCTCGTCGTACGGATCGCTGCCCGGGCTGGATCCGGCCCTCGAATGGGACCCGGCGCTGATCGCCACGCGGGGAATCCTCGAGCACGCGTTCGAGCGGGCGCTGCGGGCGACCGTGCCGGCCCCCGAGTTGCCCGAGCCGACCGTGGATGCCGTCGGCCGCGCGCTCTTCGCCCTCGCCGAGGCCGACACCGGCCCGAGCCTGTCGCGCTACGTCGCGAAGAAGGCGACTGAAGAGCAGATGCACGAGTTCTTCATGCAGCGCTCGATCTACACGCTGCGCGAGGCGGACCCGCACTCGTGGGCGATCCCCCGCCTGACCGGTCGGCCGAAGGCCGCGCTCGTCGAGATCCAGTCGGACGAGTACGGCGGAGGGCGCCCCGACCGCGTGCACGCGACGATCTTCGCGCGGGCGATGCGCGGCGCCGGCCTCGATGACACCTACGGTGCGTATGTCGACGACGTGCCGGCGATCACACTCGCCTCTCTCAACTCGATGTCGATGTTCGGTCTCAACCGTCGGCTGCTCGGGGCGATCGTCGGTCATCTGGCGGCGTTCGAGATGACCTCGTCGATCCCGAACCGGTTCTACGCCGACGGCCTGCGACGACTCGGCTTCAGTGAGGACGTGACCGACTACTTCGACGAGCACGTCGAGGCGGATGCCGTGCACGAGCAGATCGCCGCACGCGACCTCGCTGGGGGGCTGGCCGAGGATCGCCCCGACCTGCTGCCCGACATCATGTTCGGCGCCGCAGCCTGCCTCACGGTCGACGGCTGGGCGGCCGGGCACATGCTCGACTCGTGGACGCGCGGAGAGTCTTCGCTGCGAGAGAGGGACGCGCGATGA
- a CDS encoding CDGSH iron-sulfur domain-containing protein: MSGAQDPVTITAYPDGPLLVRGAAVIETSDGEPIEVTRRTVALCRCGLSTIKPFCDGTHKAAGFRTDA; this comes from the coding sequence ATGAGCGGCGCGCAGGATCCCGTCACGATCACGGCGTACCCCGACGGTCCGCTGCTGGTGCGCGGAGCAGCGGTGATCGAGACCTCCGACGGCGAGCCGATCGAGGTGACGCGCCGCACGGTGGCGCTGTGCCGGTGCGGTCTCTCGACGATCAAGCCCTTCTGCGACGGCACGCACAAGGCCGCCGGGTTCCGCACGGACGCCTGA
- a CDS encoding response regulator transcription factor — MRILVVDDEVRLADAVRRGLEAEGFAVDVANNGVDGLWRARETRYDAIVLDLMMPGMSGWKVCEALRAEENWTPVLMLTAKDGEWDQVEALETGADDYVTKPFSFAILVARIRALVRRGAVARPAILEAGDLKLDPSSHHVWRGETQVTLTAREFAVLEHLMRHRGQVLSKRALIEGVWDDDFDGDPNIVEVYVGHLRRKLDKPFGREAIETIRGAGYRLAADGG, encoded by the coding sequence ATGCGGATCCTGGTGGTTGACGACGAGGTGCGTCTTGCCGACGCCGTCCGCCGGGGGCTCGAAGCGGAGGGCTTCGCGGTCGACGTCGCGAACAACGGTGTGGACGGGCTCTGGCGTGCGCGCGAGACGAGGTACGACGCGATCGTGCTCGACCTGATGATGCCCGGCATGAGCGGGTGGAAGGTGTGCGAGGCGCTGCGCGCCGAGGAGAACTGGACGCCCGTGCTCATGCTCACCGCGAAGGACGGCGAGTGGGATCAGGTCGAGGCGCTCGAGACAGGCGCCGACGACTATGTGACCAAGCCGTTCTCATTCGCGATCCTCGTGGCCCGCATCCGTGCTCTGGTGCGGCGCGGTGCAGTCGCCCGCCCCGCGATCCTCGAAGCCGGAGACCTGAAACTCGACCCCTCCTCGCACCACGTGTGGCGCGGCGAGACCCAGGTGACGCTGACCGCTCGAGAGTTCGCCGTGCTCGAGCACCTCATGCGCCACCGCGGCCAGGTGCTGTCGAAGCGCGCCCTGATCGAGGGTGTCTGGGATGACGACTTCGACGGCGACCCGAACATCGTCGAGGTCTACGTCGGCCACCTGCGCCGCAAGCTCGACAAGCCCTTCGGACGCGAGGCGATCGAGACGATCCGCGGCGCCGGGTACCGATTGGCGGCCGACGGTGGCTAG
- a CDS encoding sensor histidine kinase codes for MRARTTLGATLVVAVALLIGAFSFYGILSSSIHASAERAAEQRLDELAERFDGPGGGPGGERGVDSLDDEIVQIIGEDGAVRAASEDARDELGSTALPLADQARTTTIGGEPMLVVSDDLDDDETLVLAVSIEDGVETLSTVAVLLAVAVPLLLLLVAVTTWLVVGRALRPVARIREEVDGITAEHLHRRVEVPPSSDEIAALATTMNRMLDRLDASATAQRRFVSDASHELRSPLATIRQHAELAQAHPATTSIGELAEVVSDEGLRLQGIVESLLLLARLDEGGGTHDEAIDLDDLALGEVRRLRSRGVEVDGSGIRAARVTGDPRLLGQLLRNLADNAARHSAGRVAISVIPQEAWVFVTVEDDGAGVPADERERIFERFVRLDEARSRDAGGSGLGLAIVQGIAAASGGTVSVDASRWGGARFVVTLPLSD; via the coding sequence GTGCGCGCCAGGACCACCCTCGGCGCGACCCTCGTCGTGGCCGTCGCGCTGCTGATCGGGGCGTTCTCGTTCTACGGCATCCTGAGCTCCAGCATCCATGCGAGCGCCGAGCGCGCCGCCGAGCAGCGACTCGACGAGCTCGCCGAACGATTCGACGGCCCCGGAGGCGGGCCAGGCGGCGAGCGCGGCGTCGACTCTCTCGACGACGAGATCGTGCAGATCATCGGCGAGGACGGCGCGGTCAGGGCCGCGAGCGAGGACGCCCGCGACGAGCTGGGCTCCACCGCCCTCCCCCTCGCCGACCAGGCTCGCACCACGACGATCGGTGGCGAGCCGATGCTCGTCGTCTCTGACGATCTCGACGACGACGAGACGCTAGTGCTCGCCGTCTCGATCGAAGACGGCGTCGAGACGCTGTCGACGGTCGCCGTGCTGCTCGCGGTCGCCGTGCCGCTGCTGCTGCTGCTCGTCGCCGTCACCACCTGGCTCGTGGTCGGCCGAGCACTGCGGCCCGTCGCCCGCATCCGCGAAGAGGTCGACGGGATCACCGCCGAGCACCTGCACCGACGCGTCGAGGTGCCCCCGTCATCCGACGAGATCGCGGCGCTCGCGACCACCATGAACCGGATGCTCGACCGCCTCGACGCCTCGGCCACGGCCCAGCGCCGTTTCGTCTCGGACGCGTCGCACGAGCTGCGCTCACCGCTCGCGACGATCCGTCAGCATGCCGAGCTCGCGCAGGCGCACCCGGCCACCACCAGCATCGGCGAACTGGCCGAGGTCGTCTCAGACGAGGGTCTCCGGCTGCAGGGCATCGTCGAGTCGCTGCTGCTGCTCGCCCGCCTCGATGAGGGCGGCGGCACGCACGACGAGGCGATCGACCTCGACGACCTCGCGCTCGGGGAGGTGCGCCGGCTGCGGTCACGGGGAGTCGAGGTCGACGGGTCCGGCATCCGTGCGGCCCGGGTCACCGGAGATCCACGTCTGCTCGGCCAGCTGCTGCGCAACCTCGCCGACAACGCCGCCCGGCACAGTGCCGGCCGCGTCGCGATCAGCGTGATCCCGCAGGAAGCCTGGGTGTTCGTGACCGTCGAGGACGACGGAGCAGGGGTGCCCGCCGACGAGCGCGAGCGCATCTTCGAGCGCTTCGTGCGGCTCGACGAGGCCCGCAGCCGGGATGCCGGAGGCAGCGGTCTCGGGCTCGCGATCGTGCAGGGCATCGCCGCGGCCAGCGGAGGCACCGTCTCCGTCGACGCCTCGCGCTGGGGCGGTGCCCGCTTCGTGGTGACCCTGCCTCTCTCGGACTGA
- a CDS encoding RNA-binding S4 domain-containing protein, giving the protein MTNSGRIDDVCIGGEMIRLGQFLKYSGLLDSGGNAKEVVIDGFVKVNDEVDRRRGRQLHDGDLVTFEGRTVRVRP; this is encoded by the coding sequence ATGACGAATTCCGGCCGCATCGACGATGTCTGCATCGGCGGCGAGATGATCCGCCTCGGACAGTTCCTGAAGTACTCGGGGCTGCTCGACTCGGGCGGCAACGCCAAGGAGGTCGTGATCGACGGGTTCGTGAAGGTCAACGACGAGGTCGATCGTCGCCGAGGCCGTCAGCTGCACGACGGCGACCTGGTCACCTTCGAGGGCCGCACCGTTCGCGTGCGCCCCTGA
- a CDS encoding dihydrofolate reductase family protein, with translation MARLIYSMITSLDGYVSGPHGGFDWALDEELHDFINRQFADVGTYLYGRRMYETMVYWETAHLEPDQPQVGIDYARVWQAADKVVFSKTLPDVASERTRIERTFDPEAIERWKAESDSDFTVDGPTLAAEAIRAGLVDEFGLFIGPGIVGGGKPFFPGGVHVDLELLDDRRFSSGVMFLRYATRR, from the coding sequence ATGGCCCGACTCATCTACTCCATGATCACGTCGCTCGACGGATACGTCAGCGGGCCTCACGGAGGATTCGACTGGGCGCTCGATGAAGAGCTGCACGACTTCATCAACAGGCAGTTCGCCGACGTCGGCACGTATCTCTATGGCCGACGCATGTACGAGACGATGGTCTATTGGGAGACCGCCCACCTCGAGCCCGATCAGCCGCAGGTCGGCATCGACTACGCACGGGTCTGGCAGGCGGCCGACAAGGTCGTCTTCTCGAAGACACTCCCTGACGTGGCGAGCGAGCGCACGCGGATCGAGCGGACGTTCGACCCCGAGGCGATCGAGCGCTGGAAAGCCGAATCCGACAGCGACTTCACGGTCGACGGGCCGACGCTCGCCGCCGAGGCGATCCGCGCGGGCCTGGTCGACGAGTTCGGCCTGTTCATCGGCCCGGGGATCGTCGGGGGCGGCAAGCCTTTCTTCCCCGGCGGTGTGCACGTCGATCTCGAGCTGCTCGACGATCGGCGCTTCAGCAGCGGTGTGATGTTCCTCCGCTACGCGACCCGGCGGTGA
- a CDS encoding SDR family oxidoreductase encodes MSRDQYTFVNPAELYSDIEPEKQRMPEPGLDADLAPKADLGEESYRGTGRLTGRKALITGGDSGIGAATAIAFAREGADVALSYLPEEEEDAARIAGILREAGATVAQIPGDLRDPEYCRTLVAEAVGALGGLDILVNNGGKQVYQESLTDITDEQFDDTFKTNVYAMFWITKAALPHLPAGSTIINTTSIQAYSPSGILVDYASTKATINAFTKGLADQLAPKGIRVNAVAPGPIWTPLQPSDGQPQEKLPEFGEDTPLGRMGQPAELAPAYVFLASAESSYVAGETLNVNGGMPTP; translated from the coding sequence ATGTCTCGCGACCAGTACACGTTCGTCAACCCGGCCGAGCTCTATTCCGACATCGAGCCCGAGAAGCAGCGCATGCCCGAGCCCGGGCTCGACGCCGACCTCGCCCCGAAGGCCGACCTCGGCGAGGAGAGCTACCGCGGCACCGGCCGTCTCACCGGTCGCAAGGCTCTCATCACCGGCGGCGACTCGGGCATCGGAGCGGCGACCGCGATCGCCTTCGCCCGCGAGGGCGCCGACGTCGCGCTCTCCTACCTTCCGGAGGAGGAGGAGGATGCTGCGCGCATCGCCGGCATCCTGCGGGAAGCCGGCGCCACCGTGGCGCAGATCCCCGGTGACCTGCGCGATCCCGAGTACTGCCGCACGCTGGTGGCTGAGGCGGTCGGCGCGCTCGGCGGCCTCGACATCCTCGTGAACAACGGCGGAAAGCAGGTCTACCAGGAGTCTCTGACCGACATCACCGACGAGCAGTTCGACGACACCTTCAAGACCAACGTCTACGCGATGTTCTGGATCACGAAGGCCGCGCTGCCGCACCTCCCGGCCGGGTCGACGATCATCAACACCACGTCGATCCAGGCGTACTCGCCGTCGGGGATCCTCGTCGACTACGCGTCGACCAAGGCCACGATCAACGCATTCACGAAGGGCCTCGCCGACCAGCTCGCACCGAAGGGCATCCGCGTGAACGCCGTGGCTCCGGGCCCGATCTGGACTCCGCTGCAGCCGAGCGACGGACAGCCGCAGGAGAAGCTCCCGGAGTTCGGTGAGGACACGCCTCTCGGCCGCATGGGACAGCCGGCCGAGCTGGCACCGGCCTACGTGTTCCTCGCCTCGGCCGAGTCGAGCTACGTCGCAGGCGAGACGCTCAACGTCAACGGCGGCATGCCCACGCCGTGA
- a CDS encoding DNA/RNA non-specific endonuclease: MADGYDLDFLPTRVALPRPTQDATELTYPRFTVLLDGDRRLAAVTGVNIDGALLRELPRTGEWRLDPRVEAELQTGPAVYARNDLDRGHLVRRRDPGWGDVDEARDATEATFFYPNAAPQAAGFNQSKELWLGLEDHVIEYAEATDQRISVFTAPVLGDDDPPYRGIRIPLLFWKIAAWQAPEGLSSAGFVLDQSELVDTPDGLLAAPPLGAYRTFQVAVAEIARVTGLDMGPLLDADVLARQGARSPDWTRLTEAADIVL, translated from the coding sequence ATGGCAGACGGATACGACCTCGACTTCCTTCCGACGCGGGTCGCCCTGCCCCGGCCGACACAGGATGCGACCGAGCTGACCTACCCGCGCTTCACAGTGCTGCTCGACGGCGACCGTCGGCTTGCTGCCGTGACGGGCGTGAACATCGACGGAGCACTGCTGCGCGAACTGCCACGCACCGGAGAGTGGCGTCTCGACCCCCGAGTCGAAGCCGAGCTGCAGACGGGTCCCGCTGTCTACGCGCGCAACGACCTCGACCGGGGCCATCTCGTGCGGCGGCGTGATCCGGGATGGGGCGATGTCGATGAGGCGAGGGATGCCACCGAGGCGACGTTCTTCTACCCGAACGCCGCCCCGCAGGCAGCCGGCTTCAACCAGTCGAAGGAGCTCTGGCTCGGACTGGAAGACCATGTGATCGAGTACGCAGAGGCGACCGATCAGCGCATCTCGGTGTTCACCGCTCCTGTGCTGGGCGACGACGACCCGCCCTATCGCGGCATCCGCATCCCCCTGCTGTTCTGGAAGATCGCCGCCTGGCAGGCACCCGAGGGTCTGTCATCCGCCGGGTTCGTGCTCGATCAGTCCGAGCTCGTCGACACTCCAGACGGCCTGCTCGCCGCGCCGCCACTGGGCGCGTACCGCACGTTCCAGGTTGCCGTCGCCGAGATCGCCCGTGTCACAGGGCTCGATATGGGGCCGTTGCTCGACGCCGACGTGCTCGCCCGGCAGGGAGCTCGGTCGCCCGATTGGACTCGGCTCACCGAGGCCGCCGACATCGTGCTCTGA